One part of the Methylobacterium mesophilicum SR1.6/6 genome encodes these proteins:
- a CDS encoding DUF7146 domain-containing protein: MADLAHTIAFEAWVDEARSVDLAGYARDRVALRRSGSEWSGPCPGCGGRDRFSISTRKGVWHCRQLERDGAKPGGDVIALVQHVEGCDFLRACEILTDRPAPGRDMPETEAERAARRDRQRAQAAAREAAAAEEAEAEAQRRLAELKRARAFWDAAVRDLSATPAAAYLRLRGLTAPPGARLRFLPRHPLYTRREDPRGRPTFARVHEGPALLAGMIGPDDRFAGVHQTWIDLADPDGKARIADPVTGEILPARKVRGTKRGARIELVRRPEPETLILGEGLETCLSVREALLRKGEPLAEEAALWATLDLGNLAGLTPVPDSVRRLILLGDGDSDPAATAEALARGCARYARPGRHVGIAWAEPGRDFNDMLRSAA; encoded by the coding sequence ATGGCTGATCTGGCGCACACGATCGCCTTCGAGGCTTGGGTTGACGAGGCGCGAAGCGTCGACCTCGCCGGCTACGCCCGCGACCGCGTCGCCCTGCGTCGGTCCGGTTCCGAGTGGTCCGGCCCGTGCCCGGGGTGCGGCGGCCGCGACCGCTTCTCCATCTCCACCCGCAAGGGCGTCTGGCACTGCCGGCAACTGGAACGCGACGGCGCCAAGCCCGGCGGCGACGTGATCGCGCTGGTCCAGCACGTCGAGGGCTGCGACTTCCTCCGCGCCTGCGAGATCCTGACCGATCGGCCTGCCCCCGGGCGCGACATGCCCGAGACCGAGGCGGAGCGCGCCGCCCGCCGGGACCGGCAGCGGGCGCAGGCTGCCGCGCGCGAGGCCGCCGCCGCCGAGGAGGCCGAGGCCGAGGCGCAGCGGCGCTTGGCCGAGCTGAAGCGCGCCCGCGCCTTCTGGGACGCGGCGGTCCGCGATCTCAGCGCGACCCCGGCCGCCGCCTACCTGCGCCTGCGTGGCCTCACCGCACCGCCCGGCGCTCGTCTTCGCTTTCTGCCGCGCCACCCGCTCTACACCCGCCGGGAGGATCCCCGCGGCCGGCCGACCTTCGCTCGCGTGCACGAGGGTCCGGCGCTCCTCGCCGGTATGATCGGGCCCGACGACCGCTTCGCCGGCGTGCACCAGACCTGGATCGACCTCGCGGATCCCGACGGCAAGGCCCGGATCGCCGACCCGGTGACCGGCGAGATCCTGCCCGCCCGCAAAGTCCGAGGCACGAAGCGCGGCGCCCGGATCGAACTGGTGCGCCGGCCGGAGCCCGAGACACTGATCCTCGGCGAGGGCCTGGAGACCTGCCTGTCGGTGCGCGAGGCCCTGCTGCGCAAGGGCGAGCCGCTCGCCGAGGAAGCAGCGCTTTGGGCGACGCTCGACCTCGGAAACCTCGCGGGCCTCACCCCGGTCCCGGACAGCGTCCGCAGACTGATCCTCTTGGGCGACGGCGATTCCGATCCAGCCGCCACCGCCGAGGCGCTCGCCCGCGGGTGCGCCCGCTACGCCCGCCCCGGGCGCCACGTCGGCATCGCCTGGGCCGAGCCCGGCCGGGACTTCAACGACATGCTCCGGAGCGCCGCTTAG